Genomic window (Arachis hypogaea cultivar Tifrunner chromosome 13, arahy.Tifrunner.gnm2.J5K5, whole genome shotgun sequence):
AAACTGGTActtaattgttattttattaaattgcTCTATAGTCAAGGAACATTTTTCTAGTTACCTTCTTTTCTGAGTGTGATGAATGATGATTGTTGGATTGGTGTATATGCATTATGACCAAAGTTATTAAAATCGTGAGCTGACACTTCACATTGTCAGATGTGATACATTTAGCTCCCAGGTTCTAATTGCAGGTAAGAGTTGGGATTGACGTGCTTGCTTGAAAATGGTGGTTTGGTTGATTGCCCAGGCCGAGTTACCATCTTTTATGGCCCCTATAGAAAGCTAGAAGTAAACTCTAGTAGTCTAGTAGTCGGCCTAACCAGAGATAGCAGCTAGAATATGCATCTACGATTAGCTGTAGGAACTAGAAGTAGTGATCACGCCCATCTTGCATAAGTTAAACAAATCCAATCCAGACCATGTTGTGGAAGTTTCCCTCTTCTAGTTGATTCTCATCTCTGCTTTGCTTTAATATGTGAAGATTTTGCTCTACTTTGTTTCTGTTGGTGATGGTACCTGCCACTGCCAATTTGATTGGCTTGGTGCACTGCATCATCTTCTGCTGGTGTTGCTATTTGCTTAGTTGCTATCATGGCTGTCTGGCTGGTGTTGCCTAGGGTCAAATATTAAACCTTGTTGCTTGGTGGACAAGTGCTGGTCAAGGAGTACGATTGGTTGGCTAAACTTTCTAAATTTTCTAGTTGTTAAACAGAATGGACCGAAACCCAAATTAGGGTGTGCCTATGTTCTTTTAAAATCTTGGTGTATATAGCTTAAACACTTGAATACTTCACAAGTTGAATACAGAACATGTGTAGTGTTTACTGCTTTAGAATATCTCcctgtattttttatattttatttagtttgacAATAACCTCATCCTGTATAATGTTTGCACGATGGCTTCTAATTTTGGTAATTGTCTGCCTTGCTTCAGATAGCAGTAGATCAAAAGGAGTCTATACTTGCAAGTATACCAGCAGAATTGAAGGAAAAGGGTTCTTTGGTACATGCATCTCTAATAGATGGAAAGGTATTTCAGAAAATGGACAACTTCTAGAATATATGATTGTATGTATATATTTGTATGACTTTAGGCATTTCAAATACCAGCATTCCTTTGCTAGCCTCCCTTcttgaaaaaaaccaaaaatagtaTGATTTCAGTTGAATCGACTTCAAGAATATATTCTAGAGGATAATTCATATATTGAAACTAAGGTCATTTTTCCTTTATTGCTTCTCTCATAAACCTTGTTTACCAATATAACTTGTGTCTGTAGACAAAAGCATGCTGGATACCTCAAAAGAGGATTCAAATAATGAAACAATAAATATGAAATTCAAACATTCTTAGTGAACAAATTTAAGAACTGATTCCATGATGCATAGTTTTTGGAGATGATATAGTCCTAATAAGATTATAATAGAGGAAATAAATGAGAAGTAGACAGAATTTAGGCAGATGGTTTTAGTTTAAGTAATGTACTGCAGCATATATAATCTGTAGGTTTAATATGATGTGTAGAAAGCCTAGCTTAGAAGTGAAAATTGGGGAAGATATACCACAAGTCGCatgttttaagtatcttggatcCATAATAAACTATAGACTCAAGTTGGGTAGTTGAAATGGAGAAGTGATTTAAGTGATTGAAAAGTACCACTCATGATTAAAGAGAATTTTACCACACTACTTTACATGGGTTATATTGTATGTGATTAAATGTTAGTGTTAGGTGATGACACAATAAAATTCAATCAAATGTTACAAAGATGTAGACGTGTTGGATAGTTGAATACACTAAGATAAGATGGGAATGGGAATACATGTGTTGAATTTGAAGAAAATTGTTGCGGTGGAAAAGGTGTGGAACAATATTTGTGGCCAATAACCTACGTTCTTGGGTTCCTTTCCAGAGACAGCCAGCTGTGAAATATATAGACACATTAAAGAGTCAATAGATGCATAGTTTCAAGAACAAAAACTTATCTCTCAGTTATTTCCTAAGATTCTTATTTTTCAATGTCACACCCTAATCACATGATGGATTCAATAGAATATGGTTTATTTCCTAGTAGGTTGTATTACAGAAAATGTTGATGTATCACTTATTGTGAGAACAATTGCAGAATCTTGCcttaggtggtttggacatgtgtaGAGAAGGTTCGTAAATATCTCAATGTGCTGCAGCTTAATAACTAGAAAAGGGAGACCAAAGAAAATAACAAGTGGAAACATCGAAAAAGATGTCTGAGGGTAGACATAGTTTAAGTTAGAAGTTAGGACACTCTTCTGGTGCAAGTAACCGTATCCGAACAGGTGGATCAAATCTTGGTTTATAAATCCAATATATACCAATACATGTTGTGCTTGCACCTAAAACTTGTTGGATGCAATAAAAGTATTTGTTTAAATCACTAGACTCTGAACTTTGCCTATTCAAGTGATTTCAGTTCATTTTGTTTGGTAATGAAATCTTCTTAATGTTATATAATTCACATATCATGTCAAATAGGTAGCTATGTTTTTAGAATCTGTCTGAATGATGGGAATATTTCGCAGGGTGGGTTGCAAGCACTTCTACAATCTATAAAGGAACAGGATGCAGATAAAGTATCTGTGAACCTTGCTTCTGCACTAGATACTGTAGCAGAGCTAGAGTTATTACAGGCAGGCCCTGCTAGATAATATGATAATATCTTGAAATCAATATTTAGTTGATCTTTCTAAAAGATAGCTGCATTTATGCACAACAGCAGTATGAGCATGTCCATAATCTGAATTTGATATTGTTCCAACAGGCACCGGGAATATCTTTCTTGTTGCCAGAGCAATATGTGCAATATCCACGGTCAGTATCTCTTCTGAAATTTCACTACCTAGATATGGTATATAGATCCTTTGTAGTGGATGCTTGTGAGTTCTAGCACTTCACCTCTTAAAATTTCAACATAAATTGTGTCATTTGACAGAGTAACATAATAAATGATATACTAACACTTCACTCATAGCTCATGTTTTTGGGGAATTAGATAGTGTGCGAGGAAAAtcaatattttctaaaatttgttgTAGGCTTTCAGGGAGAGGAACTGTTGAGTTTACCATTGAGAAAGGAGATGGTTCAACATTTTCTCCAGTTGGTGGTGAATCAAAAAAAACTGCCACCATTCAGGTATAACTCACTCCATAtgctttcctccatggttagctGTTTGACAGAAGAGGTGGTATACGTATACAACATACTTAAAAAATTGGTTCAGTTGTTCATAGATGATTAACCTTCATGATTAACCATTGATGTCAGGTTGTTATTGATGGATACTCTGCTCCATTAACTGCAGGGAATTTTGCAAAACTGGTAAGGTAGTTGAGCAGTACTTCAGCCCTATCAATATTGTCGATTGTTATTCCTTGGCAAAGACGACATTTCCCACTCTTGATTTTCGTCATCTCTGATGATTAATCCATTCAGTTTTTCTAGTTCTGAGTGCAATAAATAAGTAATGAATGCTCTTTACTTGAATAGTTTTGTATCTTTGGCTAATGTGTCCATCATCACATCCTGTATCTCTCAATTTTTTCATGctactattttaattatgcagtcaattagctatttatttatttatttttaaaaagataaataaatcctTTTTGCCTCTTGAGAAAAATACTCAAGGTTTCTTAACCATCCATTTAATCCTGGTCTATGGGGTTAATGGTTTAAACAGAAAAAGAGTGGCTTCCAAATGCTCAACCTTTGCCACGGCTCTAGTAACAGTTTCCGTGTAAGGAGAAGTTGCATTCGATTGAATACCATGTTTAATTTGttcagaattatttatttatttttatttttattttgagtatTAAATGTGCAGAAAATTTATCCTTATCATAAATCATCTCTCTTAAAAGCTCAAGTTTTTATTATGTCCCTTAATGCAAAAACCTATTTTGGGCTTGAAGTGTGGACCATGCATAGGCCAACCCATATCTTATgttgaaatttggatttttgtttAGAAGAATTTGGACAAAAAAGATTGAACTCTAGACTTTTTGATCATAGAGTCTCATACCATCTTATAAACCATTTCTACTAAAAACTTGAACTTTTAAGTAGAATTTAGTTGAAGTGCATAAATGgttttatatgtataattttgAAGTGTAAAAGTTAGCTTTAATAATTAGATGGGAAATGAACCAAAATGTTTGCTTTAAGACCCTAACCCAAAGCCGGAGTGCAAATGTTACAGAAATTTTCGCATGGACTGAACCTGTCCTTTTGTTtggaattttgaatttcttttgacCAGAGTCTAGAAGCTCTGTTTGTGCACTTGAAATTTTATATTGCATTACCTTTCTTCAAGTCTTGGTGttttaaatgttaaattaatGGACTGTACAATCTGCTGGAAATAGCACTCACAGTGGTTATATATCCTTCAGGTGATGGATGGAGCTTATGATGGTGCGAAGCTCAGCACTTCCAACCAAGCTATTCTATCAGATAATGGAGCTGATAAGAACAGTGGTTTCAGTGTTCCCTTGGAAATAATGCCCTCTGGACAATTCGAGCCCCTTTACAAAACAACGCTGAGTGTGCaggtttgattttattttaaccTTTATATCTTGGCAGAGAGTTTTTGCAGCAGACATGACTTGACAGGCATTTGTGATACTGATTTCATTTGTTTTCTTGCATATGAATATTGCAAAAGGATGGAGAACTTCCAGTTCTTCCTCTATCTGTTTACGGGGCAGTAGCTATGGCGCATAATGAAgtctctgatgagtattcatcgCCTTATCAGTTTTTCTTCTATCTCTATGATAAACGAAGTGTAAGTAATCCGTCGTTTTCCCCCCTGCATCCGTTAGATTTACTTACTTCTGTTATAAAAGTCAAGATATTAGTGAAAGGTGGAAGTTGAATTGCTTTGCTTAGATGTAAGAGTAAACACTAGGGAACCAACACTATAACAACCAATTTCAGCCAATACTACAATGGATTGCCAAACAAACCCAGTATTAAATCTActaaaaatgaatttttgttgagtttggaTTTCGGATGTTTCTTCTAATTGAGTTTTCACAGGTTCTTGTTTTAAAGATTTTCAGATGTTTTCTTCTTTAAGCTAAATGTTGGTTGTGTAATGTTGGCTCTCGAGATTTTCTCTAGATGTAGTTGCTTTTTTTACCCACTGAATTCATTCCTTATTTCGTGTAAGTTTTTTCTTTGTTCTAGGCTGGCTTGGGAGGGATATCATTTGATGAAGGACAATTTTCGGTTTTCGGGTAAGCGCCTACTTGTAACCTTGCTATATAATCAATTTCAGAGTCAAATTTGTCCTCCATTGTTTATTATGCCATTAAAATATGCAGATACACAACTAATGGGAGAGATATCCTACCCCAGATAAAAACTGGTGATATTATTCGTTCTGCAAAGCTTGTCGAAGGCCAAGACCGCCTTGTATTGTCAAAGGATAGTTAAGTTAGATCTCTTGGTCTTTTGCCCATGCAGGGAACAATCATTCATTCTTTTGTAATACCATATGTATGCCGCTAATGGAACCAGCCTGATTTTCATTCAGGTTGTGTTCTAAGTTACTTCATTATAAATGAGATGGTTGAAATTTGTTGTAAAGTGGAAGTGTTCCTGACAACGTggaggaaaaaaaaaattcaaaattgtgtatatattttGGTTAGGCAAGTCCAAAGTATTGCATCATATGTAATACAATAATATGGACATGGTTCCTCACTTCCTCCTCTCTCATGAAGAGTTGACACTGGCACTCTCATCGGTCGGTATGCGCCAACGATGACACATTCAAGACAGTAGCAACAAAAGTTGGGGGGATGGGGATGGAAGTGCTTTTGGTAAGTTTTCAATAAGAGAGACTCGTGAAAAAGGCACTAAATGGaagagttaatatatatatatatatatatatatatatatatatatatatatatatatatataaactaagacCATCTTCAGCAAAGAATTCATCTCAGTCTTTATTTATGTcacacctgtcataaaaagtaactccacatcagtttttgcatcataaacaataaataagaaTTCAAAGCATCTCTCACTTCTTCATTTAAAGGAATTAATTTTAGTCCCTATTGTGActtcacttaattaattaataacttcatatataacaatacacaatatataatttgagattaaattaatttataaaattatttaaataatatttaatataataatatttaatattaatttagcataattatttaattaattattatttaaatgattatattaaatcattaaatcatatttaatttattaataattatgataattaattatatacgTAAAGTATAATATATGTATAAAGTTAATACATATTATGTAACGTTAATCTCATATAtctcatatatgtatataaagtatttttaattttagagtaaaatatcatttttctccccaacgtttggggtaagtctcaaagttgtttttaatatttgaatcgtcctatttaagtgtctgacgttttaaaattgactcaatgttgtcttgCCGTTAGAAATCTATTAATGGAATTGACGGcatgacaaaattgagacgattttgaaacgttcgGGATTTTTGACGAGcatgttagggacaaaaacgatacatagaaataaattttaattttatcattcaataatatcaattttttatggtacataattatttaattatttttaatcacatctaagtaaattacacttaatcacattaattttattctaaataaatttatttttttttataattttattcttaaaaatttttactcatcataaaatgtttgttgaatgactagtacataaatttgtgggaaaaaaatgatacatatataataaagtaatgtgattttagtcattttacaaatatttcatgatgaataaaaatctttaagagtaaaattattaaaaaaaattatttagaatcaaaataatgtgattaagtataatttacttaaatgtgattaaaaaataattgaacaactatgtaccgtaaaaaattgatattagtgaaggataaaattaaaatttatttctatgtatcatttttgtccccaacgttttcgtcctatttaagtctctaacgtttcaaaattatctcaattttgtcccgccgttaaTTCCATTAATAGATTCCTAACGGTAGgacaatattgagtcaattttaaaacgttagagacttaaataggacgattcaaaCGTTAGAGACAACTTTAAGACTTACCCCACTAGGTACTTCCCAAATTCTTTCGCATCGTCTTCTTCGAAAATATTCCGTACTTCCCTTGTGATGTAATTCCTAACGTCTTTTTCTATAAAATCTAGTTCACCGTGGCTGCCAGCTGCTGtcacaaatgattggtaagttttgctcaGTCTAATTTTGGCTTCCTCGTGGGTTTCGATGGTGCGACGGACGAACATGCTAAGCTCTCTATGTTGTTTGAGCATCTCAGCCTGATTTGGACAACAAGGATGTGAGTGATTCAAAACAACTTGGAAATTGTCTAAAGACCAACATCCTTCATTATATGTACGTAAATTCTGGCCGGACAATTTAACCCAGCTGAAGGGTTTGTCTTCAAAGTTGGAGATATCTTGGATTTCCACCTCCCCTCTCTGGTCATacaattagttgattcttaatcttgtctccgtctcgagtcgtgttccttatttttgtagaaaaactGGCAAGTTTGGAATAATGTTTGTAGAACTTTTCAGCTTCTTCTAGTATCTTGAAAATCATTCCCACCTTTGGGACAAAATTTTCATCCACAACACAGTTGGTCTGCACGGTGAACCGAAATCTTAAATACGGTAAACCAAAATTTTAATTacggtgaaacaattatatagtgctTAGGGAACAAAACAGAATATATTCATCTAATTTTTTTAGACTCCTTTCTGCATACCGAACCGAACACATGGACATGGTGAAACTTTATAGTACTTACCGAACCGAATAGTTACTCACAGTGAACGAAAC
Coding sequences:
- the LOC112737890 gene encoding peptidyl-prolyl cis-trans isomerase CYP37, chloroplastic isoform X2; translated protein: MSLSFSSSSLTVSLTRELSSSSFSPATTTRSFFYRTRPACSPSSTITCFSNSKNHLARAIELAKELVAGQRDTSASVAAEASFVKQLKLKNLVPAIIVSVQITLLLPLVGPWDYSGSYLSPSAMAILYSPDTKVPRTGEVALRRAIPANANMKSIQDSLEDISYLLRIPQRKPYGTMEGNVKKALKIAVDQKESILASIPAELKEKGSLVHASLIDGKAPGISFLLPEQYVQYPRLSGRGTVEFTIEKGDGSTFSPVGGESKKTATIQVVIDGYSAPLTAGNFAKLVMDGAYDGAKLSTSNQAILSDNGADKNSGFSVPLEIMPSGQFEPLYKTTLSVQDGELPVLPLSVYGAVAMAHNEVSDEYSSPYQFFFYLYDKRSAGLGGISFDEGQFSVFGYTTNGRDILPQIKTGDIIRSAKLVEGQDRLVLSKDS
- the LOC112737890 gene encoding peptidyl-prolyl cis-trans isomerase CYP37, chloroplastic isoform X1, with product MSLSFSSSSLTVSLTRELSSSSFSPATTTRSFFYRTRPACSPSSTITCFSNSKNHLARAIELAKELVAGQRDTSASVAAEASFVKQLKLKNLVPAIIVSVQITLLLPLVGPWDYSGSYLSPSAMAILYSPDTKVPRTGEVALRRAIPANANMKSIQDSLEDISYLLRIPQRKPYGTMEGNVKKALKIAVDQKESILASIPAELKEKGSLVHASLIDGKGGLQALLQSIKEQDADKVSVNLASALDTVAELELLQAPGISFLLPEQYVQYPRLSGRGTVEFTIEKGDGSTFSPVGGESKKTATIQVVIDGYSAPLTAGNFAKLVMDGAYDGAKLSTSNQAILSDNGADKNSGFSVPLEIMPSGQFEPLYKTTLSVQDGELPVLPLSVYGAVAMAHNEVSDEYSSPYQFFFYLYDKRSAGLGGISFDEGQFSVFGYTTNGRDILPQIKTGDIIRSAKLVEGQDRLVLSKDS